A genomic segment from Lutzomyia longipalpis isolate SR_M1_2022 chromosome 3, ASM2433408v1 encodes:
- the LOC129792358 gene encoding cadherin-23 gives MGWRNVFLFAFILWLRSHRVGCQLINRIPHFIPGSGDMSRFSLSENTPVGSPVYQLRGVDPEGSDLRYSISGPVFTVDRDTGVVRLRQELDRETQDVVEVIISITDEGVLGTEPNTVSLRREIPVRDYNDNPPIFTRRPYSASLSESTPVGSVVIITPAITVTDRDEGINADVTISCFSEASMDTYSVCDVFSVTTEKNSEGNFSATIRLIKPLDFETRPSYLLTLKAKDGAFSNPLTALASVAINVIDVQDQPPVFINAPYSATIPENTPADTSIMTIRAMDGDTGNPRQILLTIDKDKNNHFRLNTTGDGEAILLTTEIPLDREDPDVLQNGGIYTFNIKATELINGQVPADETITQVTIVLTDVDDHKPKFNFPQFDTEIPENLDYDTPLPGLSVYVIDPDLGPNSRYNLSLENVKNAEGVFAVSPTYGEGRTPLVVKVINPNRLDYDVANEDLRTLIFDLVASVDGVKQATSRVTVHLQDANDNAPIFTESSFHLRVEENAKIGFQVAQIQASDRDSGINRKVKYVLKGFGSDNFYTDPETGGLYVKKNLDYEEQKSYSMALAAVDGGGLETNANLFIDIIDLNDNYPEFESLEYTRTIREGASEFEPQFFVRATDIDGPTQGGGRIAYSIEAENSISGRVFSIDRDTGEVGILTSVSSMDTERGQYELVVAATDYGKPPLKNTTRVLVRVGISGNQRPIFKGHTSSLHTAIPGPPSYRVSIPENAKAGYNVTTVAASDPDGIDALLQYKIVGANDNFEIDEDTGLLTVSTQARLDRDSNADSYTIVVNAIDAGFPIPETATATVYVKIQDVNDKPPKFKQPNYQAYVSERAEIGSKVLDVTATDTDLNSDIEYSIVEPIRATSKTGLQLTSTQVFNFKQAFRIDEKNGSIFVNATLDYNQASVIILTIRARDKNAEYNIAKQVATTEVTFYIQSFKDTNPVFRNNGWTSTRPMILMSVKEELPIGSILFTLMAEDPINKEPIEDFKLVSSEQNGVIGINELTGEVVLKRRLDYENITSPYFLFTVRATSRDGSRSTVTNVNMTVLNVNDNNPIFSSKIYKATILESVKFPDKIATVLAKDNDAVLTERDNTNGFHKISYSIVGQHSQFFTINSTTGEIVVAQNQTIDREKQSVLKFVVQAEDAPGKPSESRKSTSDVVIDVLDVNDNAPMFPMKVYSAVIPENVPIGSSVINISAVDPDEGPGGEIRYDLLNEGEANGLLRINPVSGMIETKIPLTGKGRSEPYQLVIRAQDNGGQVPKQESLYSDAFFTLYIGDVSANDGIPFFIAPQVGQIANVTENATIGSPVFQVIASDPDSPATLSGMLRFRIQNDTDDAKAFRINSKTGLISTIQPLDRETQSSYSIIIDVSDKGDPPQASTRVLRINVLDIDDHKPRFIREINAPPFEIETPEEQILGSIVGNISAVDEDIGENGAIDYDIIDGNQENLFKISRTNSSVAMITVNGRLDRESVESYLLTVKCFKFTNNPRISRKPYNPLDISEIQVLIKIKDVDDHLPEFHPANQTLGVRHNVPIDMSLLTVAVTDKDPDAMPIHLSLVNVSYTPQFYKRNNKSQNLLNLFSLHNQTGEIRTLNTLSDYVDGFFELTIRANNSNATGRYTDNVVKMFIIRDKSLLRFVFAKPAVEVRSIIGEFSRIVQEKLQSSALELHVFDTHVLSKADHSLDFSSTSSCFQLTRHGSALPPQEMQKIMDSEDVRSLLRETYVEYSVSAVDSCSVKKSHTNGSLMTSSGTWLVILAALIGLAALIATCTSFCLFRRFKVQTKRFLTPRVPPEPYGAGAPVLYGPF, from the exons ATGAAGGTGTGCTCGGGACGGAGCCCAACACTGTGTCACTGCGAAGGGAAATTCCTGTAAGAGACTACAATGATAATCCACCAATTTTCACGAGACGCCCGTATTCTGCGTCGCTCAGTGAATCAACGCCCGTTGGGAGTGTAGTGATCATCACGCCGGCGATCACGGTGACTGATCGCGATGAAGGAATTAATGCAGATGTGACGATTTCGTGCTTTTCCGAAGCATCAATGGACACTTACAGCGTTTGCGATGTGTTCAGTGTAACGACGGAGAAGAATTCTGAGGGGAATTTCTCAGCCACGATCAGATTGATAAAGCCGTTGGATTTTGAAACAAGGCCATCCTACCTCCTTACCCTTAAGGCGAAAGATGGGGCATTTTCGAACCCCTTAACGGCTCTTGCAAGTGTGGCGATCAATGTGATCGATGTGCAGGATCAACCTCCGGTATTTATCAATGCCCCGTACTCAGCTACTATCCCCGAAAATACCCCAGCTGATACCTCAATCATGACAATTAGGGCAATGGACGGTGATACGGGGAATCCACGACAAATCCTTTTAACCATTGACAAggataaaaataatcatttccGCCTCAATACAACTGGAGATGGGGAAGCAATTTTGCTCACAACGGAAATTCCTCTTGATCGCGAAGATCCGGATGTGTTGCAAAATGGAGGGATTTACACGTTCAACATTAAAGCAACTGAATTGATTAATGGTCAAGTACCTGCAGATGAAACAATCACACAGGTTACGATCGTACTGACTGATGTTGATGATCATAAacctaaattcaattttccccaatttGATACGGAAATTCCTGAGAATTTAGACTACGACACACCACTTCCGGGTCTCTCAGTTTACGTCATTGATCCCGATTTGGGGCCAAATAGTCGCTACAATCTCTCCCTTGAGAATGTAAAGAATGCCGAAGGGGTCTTCGCAGTAAGCCCCACTTATGGTGAAGGAAGAACACCCCTTGTTGTGAAAGTTATCAATCCAAATCGCTTGGATTACGATGTTGCAAATGAGGATCTTCGAACACTCATCTTTGATCTTGTTGCCTCAGTTGATGGGGTGAAACAAGCAACATCGAGGGTTACTGTTCACCTTCAGGATGCAAATGACAATGCTCCAATTTTCACGGAATCCAGCTTCCACCTTCgtgttgaagaaaatgcaaaaattggcTTCCAAGTTGCCCAAATTCAAGCATCAGACAGAGATTCGGGGATCAATAGGAAAGTAAAGTATGTTCTAAAGGGTTTTGGATCTGATAATTTCTATACTGATCCCGAAACTGGGGGACTGTatgtgaagaagaatttgGATTATGAAGAACAAAAGAGCTATAGTATGGCCTTAGCTGCTGTGGATGGAGGTGGATTGGAGAccaatgcaaatttatttattgatattattgatttaaatgaTAATTATCCGGAATTTGAATCTCTGGAATATACAAGAACCATCCGCGAGGGGGCAAGTGAGTTTGAACCGCAGTTCTTCGTTCGAGCAACTGATATTGATGGACCAACACAGGGTGGTGGTAGAATAGCGTATTCAATTGAAGCAGAAAATAGTATATCAGGACGTGTGTTCAGTATAGATAGAGATACGGGAGAAGTTGGAATACTGACATCAGTTTCATCGATGGATACGGAAAGGGGGCAGTATGAGTTGGTGGTTGCTGCAACGGATTACGGGAAACCACCACTGAAGAATACAACAAGAGTCTTGGTACGTGTTGGAATTTCAGGGAATCAACGACCAATTTTCAAGGGACACACATCTTCCCTTCATACAGCCATTCCCGGGCCACCTAGCTACAGAGTATCCATCCCGGAAAACGCCAAGGCAGGATATAATGTCACGACTGTTGCAGCATCAGACCCCGATGGCATTGATGCTCTTCTGCAGTACAAAATAGTTGGTGCaaatgataattttgaaatagaCGAAGACACGGGCTTGTTAACAGTGTCTACACAGGCACGATTGGATCGTGACTCGAATGCTGATAGCTATACAATTGTTGTGAATGCCATTGATGCGGGATTCCCCATTCCCGAAACAGCCACTGCCACTGTTTATGTTAAAATACAAGATGTTAACGATAAACCACCCAAGTTCAAGCAACCAAATTATCAAGCCTACGTGTCTGAGAGAGCAGAGATTGGGAGTAAAGTCTTGGATGTCACAGCAACGGATACTGACTTAAATTCCGACATTGAGTACAGTATTGTTGAGCCAATTAGGGCAACATCGAAAACAGGCTTGCAACTTACCTCAACGCaggtatttaattttaagcaaGCTTTCAGgattgatgagaaaaatggAAGTATATTTGTTAATGCAACCTTGGACTACAATCAAGCTTCCGTGATTATCCTTACGATCAGAGCAAGGGATAAGAATGCTGAGTATAATATTGCAAAGCAAGTAGCAACGACTGAAGTAACATTTTACATTCAATCCTTCAAGGATACGAATCCTGTATTTAGGAATAATGGTTGGACTAGCACAAGACCTATGATTTTAATGAGTGTCAAGGAAGAACTCCCAATTGGGAGTATCCTTTTCACCCTAATGGCTGAAGATCCGATTAATAAGGAACcaattgaagattttaagTTGGTTTCATCAGAGCAGAATGGAGTTATTGGAATCAATGAGTTAACTGGAGAAGTTGTCCTCAAGAGGCGTCTTGATTATGAGAACATCACCTCCCCATATTTCCTGTTTACCGTAAGAGCAACAAGCAGGGATGGCTCACGAAGCACCGTCACAAATGTTAACATGACTGTCTTGAATGTTAATGACAATAATCCCattttttcaagtaaaatcTACAAAGCTACAATCCTTGAGTCTGTGAAGTTTCCCGATAAGATTGCAACAGTTCTAGCCAAAGACAACGATGCAGTTCTCACGGAGAGAGACAACACGAATGGATTCCACAAGATTAGCTACTCAATAGTAGGGCAGCATTCTCAGTTCTTCACCATTAACAGCACAACAGGAGAGATTGTTGTTGCACAAAATCAAACGATCGACAGGGAGAAGCAATCTGTGTTGAAGTTCGTAGTACAGGCTGAAGATGCTCCAGGAAAGCCATCTGAATCACGAAAATCAACATCAGACGTTGTAATTGATGTCCTTGATGTCAATGATAATGCCCCAATGTTCCCTATGAAAGTTTACAGTGCAGTAATTCCGGAAAATGTCCCAATTGGATCGTcagtaataaatatttccgCTGTGGACCCTGATGAAGGTCCCGGAGGGGAAATCCGATATGATCTCCTGAATGAAGGGGAAGCAAATGGACTGCTACGAATCAATCCTGTAAGTGGGATGATTGAAACTAAAATTCCACTGACGGGAAAGGGCAGATCAGAACCATATCAGCTGGTAATCCGGGCGCAGGACAATGGTGGTCAGGTGCCAAAGCAGGAGTCTCTCTACAGTGATGCCTTTTTCACTCTCTACATTGGAGATGTGAGTGCCAACGATGGGATTCCATTCTTTATTGCACCCCAAGTGGGCCAAATTGCAAATGTGACCGAG AATGCAACAATTGGATCTCCGGTGTTTCAAGTCATAGCCAGCGATCCAGATAGTCCAGCAACTCTCAGTGGGATGCTAAGGTTTAGAATTCAGAACGATACTGATGATGCAAAAGCCTTTAGGATAAATAGCAAAACAGGCTTAATAAGCACAATTCAGCCACTGGATAGGGAAACTCAGTCCTCATATAGCATAATCATAGATGTTTCGGACAAAGGTGATCCTCCACAGGCTTCAACAAGGGTACTCAGAATCAACGTATTGGATATTGATGATCACAAACCAAGATTCATTAGAGAAATTAATGCTCCtccatttgaaattgaaacgCCAGAAGAGCAAATTTTGGGATCAATTGTGGGGAATATTTCGGCTGTTGACGAAGATATTGGGGAGAATGGAGCCATAGATTATGACATAATAGATGGAAATCAGGAAAATCTCTTCAAAATCTCCCGGACAAATAGCAGTGTAGCAATGATCACTGTAAATGGACGCCTGGACAGGGAATCCGTTGAATCCTACCTTTTGACtgttaaatgtttcaaattcaCAAATAACCCAAGAATCTCACGGAAGCCATACAATCCCCTCGATATATCGGAAATTCAAGTTTTGATTAAGATTAAAGACGTCGATGATCACCTCCCGGAATTCCATCCAGCTAATCAAACACTAGGAGTACGTCACAATGTCCCCATTGACATGTCCCTCCTTACTGTGGCAGTAACTGACAAAGATCCCGATGCCATGCCAATACACCTGAGTCTTGTTAATGTTTCATACACCCCACAATTCTACAAGAGAAACAACAAATCCCAAAATCTCCTCAATCTCTTCTCGTTGCACAATCAAACAGGAGAAATACGAACACTTAATACGCTCAGTGACTACGTAGATGGATTCTTTGAGCTCACAATCCGAGCCAACAACTCCAATGCCACAGGAAGGTACACCGATAACGTAGTCAAGATGTTCATTATCAGGGATAAGTCCCTCCTTCGGTTTGTCTTCGCTAAACCCGCAGTAGAAGTTCGCAGCATTATTGGGGAATTCAGTCGTATTGTCCAAGAGAAGCTACAATCATCTGCTCTCGAATTGCACGTCTTTGACACTCATGTGCTCTCAAAAGCCGATCATAGCCTCGATTTCAGCTCAACCAGTTCATGCTTTCAACTTACCCGCCATGGATCTGCTCTCCCTCCGCAGGAGATGCAAAAGATCATGGACTCGGAGGATGTGCGAAGTCTCCTGCGGGAAACTTATGTAGAGTATTCAGTCTCCGCGGTGGATTCCTGCTCTGTGAAGAAAAGCCACACAAATGGGAGCTTGATGACATCATCGGGGACATGGTTGGTGATCCTTGCAGCTCTTATTGGTTTAGCAGCTCTTATAGCTACTTGCACGTCGTTCTGCTTATTTAGAAG ATTCAAGGTGCAGACAAAGAGATTTCTAACGCCGCGTGTGCCGCCTGAACCTTATGGAGCAGGAGCCCCTGTTCTCTATGGGCCATTCTAA
- the LOC129792287 gene encoding basic helix-loop-helix neural transcription factor TAP, producing MSCYSGFDDGSFGFNESVSSTDSGFEKSYESSDFSGGYQLNYSGCELAGVPEVPVEISSENQDIKMESFAPVLGTSTPMKGNSAQTAKPKRKYAVGKNRVTRSRSPTQILRIKRHRRMKANDRERNRMHTLNEALERLRLALPTFPEDTKLTKIETLRFAHNYIFSLEQVLENEGSVNFDLEKLQSITLSGERITKELFHALFIRNVSPHAFATSAPGFTPMDFYHSMQHYSVSLNNPHQPQEQGFSKQNYDLFRNAFHTAARSHATIPSYDYLQQSSAYPPMTNIGEGLGTSVDRNYHQSSSFYNQTPPWRESSDLQMVEPLPFCERF from the coding sequence ATGTCCTGCTACAGTGGTTTCGATGACGGATCTTTTGGTTTCAATGAATCCGTATCGTCCACGGATAGTGGCTTCGAGAAGAGCTACGAATCATCGGATTTCTCCGGAGGATACCAATTAAACTACTCTGGGTGTGAATTAGCGGGAGTCCCGGAAGTCCCTGTGGAAATTTCCTCTGAAAATCAAGACATTAAAATGGAATCCTTTGCCCCGGTTCTGGGGACTTCAACGCCCATGAAGGGAAATTCCGCACAGACTGCAAAGCCAAAGAGGAAGTACGCCGTTGGAAAGAATCGCGTCACCCGTTCACGCAGCCCCACGCAGATCCTTCGTATAAAAAGGCATCGAAGGATGAAAGCAAACGATAGGGAGAGAAATAGAATGCACACACTCAATGAAGCCTTGGAGCGTCTTCGGTTAGCCCTTCCCACATTCCCCGAAGATAcaaaactcacaaaaattgAGACTCTACGCTTTGCCCACAATTACATCTTTTCCCTGGAGCAAGTGCTCGAGAATGAGGGCTCTGTGAATTTTGACTTGGAAAAGCTCCAAAGTATCACCCTGAGTGGGGAAAGGATCACAAAGGAACTCTTCCATGCTCTCTTCATTAGGAATGTTTCCCCGCATGCATTTGCAACATCAGCACCGGGATTCACCCCCATGGATTTCTACCACAGCATGCAGCACTACAGTGTCTCCCTGAATAATCCCCATCAACCCCAGGAGCAAGGATTCTCCAAGCAGAATTACGATTTATTCAGAAATGCCTTTCATACAGCAGCCAGGAGTCATGCAACGATCCCCAGTTACGACTACTTGCAACAGAGCTCTGCGTATCCTCCAATGACGAACATTGGGGAGGGTTTGGGAACATCAGTGGATAGGAATTACCATCAATCGAGTAGTTTTTACAATCAAACTCCTCCGTGGCGAGAGAGTAGTGACTTGCAAATGGTAGAACCACTACCATTTTGTGAAAGATTTTAA